Part of the Mauremys reevesii isolate NIE-2019 linkage group 20, ASM1616193v1, whole genome shotgun sequence genome is shown below.
ACCAATTCCACCTTGGCTGGCAGAGTGAATTATTTTATCTCATTCCCAGAGGCTCTTGGAAAAGGAGCACCTGGAAATATCTTCTGGCATCTCCATGCAAAGTGACTGGCAACATGCCATAAAAAACTGGGATTCCATCTCTCCAAGGGGGCACCCAAACCTGCCTGcgagggtggggaatgggagcATATCCAGGTTCCAGGAGACAGCCAGGTATTTTCTGTTTGATTTATCTCCCCAAGCCTGCTCTCATTAAACCAAATGACAAAACACCCATTGGCTTCCAAGAGAGCAGAACTGAATCTCAACTCTGTAGGTTGCTTCCCAGTCTTGTTAATACTCTGGTTTGGTGAAACAATACCTGTGACACAACTATCTCTCACCAACAGCTGTACTGATACCCTTTAATTATGTACAAGCTGACCCAACCTAAAGAACAAGCTACCTTATAGTTCACCAGCTTTCAGGTTACATCATGTCTTCATTCTTCCAGTGCTCTCCTAGTCCTTGAATTATCTGTATTGCATGTAGCACATTCTACAAGGCCTTTTTATCATCATCAGCTGGAGTACTTGCTACTTTCCAAGGATCCAAGGTATCAGTGGAGAAGGATTGTGAACAAATGGTGGGGAAATCTTGTGAAGCTGAGGAAATTCTCATAAGACAGTGCTTGATGGATTAAACTGCTGGCATGATATCAGGAAACTGAAATGAAATATAGATACACATAAAAAATCATTCGGAAGACTGAGTGCAGCAGTAGACGGAACAATCATCATTTTGCAATGCTGCCTTCCAGTGCTTTGACCTCCTAATGGAAGCCTACAAACGCCTTGTTGAGGGAAATGTTAAATCAGTAGCCTGAAAACTGATCGTTTTTAATAAAACTTGCCTTCATGTTAAACTAATGACTCAAGACAAAAATCCTGCTCTTGTCTACATGTGGCAGGTCTCTGCTCCACTTGTTAGTACAGACGCCCCCTGCGTTACACAAACCCGACTTACCCAAATCCGCACTGACAGAAGAAGTTCCGTAAGCTAGACataggttttgggttttttttgcgtAATGGTCATTCCCGACTTACGTAAAATTCAAATTATGCAAGGGGTTCCGGAACAGAAcgcttgcgtaagtcggggacTGTGTACACTAATGCCTCTTTGCTAACATGCTTCATGATAAACATGGAGGAATGAGAAAGGAATCCGGTCTTCACAGTTCATGCAACCCATGGCTGCTCTGTTGAGATGGCCAACAAGGTGACCCAAACTAGTAGTGGTGATTTTAATCCTGTTATACttctaggaactggactgaggctCACCAAAACTCCTTCATCACAGGCTACCATCAGATGGTAACATATTCCAGTCATTACTCAGCCTAGGCAGGACTCAAATCTGTGACCTGGAGAAGAAAAAGTTTCATGCAATCCTCTGAGCCAATCAGTCCCCTCTGACTGATCCTGTCTCAAACCTGGAGGCTGACTATGCATAGTGATGATCAGAGGTGGAATATTTGCAACGAGCAAGTTACATGCTACTGAATGACAGCAAGAGGCTCAAATGTCCCTATTGCAATAGAACACTGGAGTGCCCTACAGACGATGTTCTACTCTCCAACTAGTTTCACACATGTTCACCACCTCACAGATGCAGCATGAGCACTGGCTTCCAGGAAGTTTAGCATTGCTGAGTCACCTCTTAGCACTGTTAAGTGCTCTCAGGAATGCTGAACAGGAGGTGCCCTGTAGGTTACTGGACTACTCTTTAGATAGCATATACTCTTCTAAGTCACCTGGTACAGATTGCATTCTCCACAGGGAATGGAGTTAAGGTATGGCCACACGAGCCAGGCTGTGTGTGGCTCACTCAGGAATCAAGAACCCTTTTTGCATGGAAAGCTTAAGCTCAGCATCACCCTGTGTAGGAGGTCTGGGTAACTCCCTATTGCACCGTTGCAAACCCGCCTGAATGCTTAGAGAGGTCCAGGAACTCTACAGTAGCAAACCTTTTTGCTCTACcaatacttggggtgggggaaggggagagggccAGGGAGGACAGACCTAATACAGGCAGCTGGGAGCGAGTCCAGCTAGGGTCCAGCAATTAAAGAAGCTGAATGTCATTTGCAAGTCTCTATTCTTGAATGGCAACTTCAGCAGAGAGAGCAGCCTCTTTCCCTTTGCTCTGTTTAGAATGGATCCTCACTGTATCGACAGGACTGAGCAACTCAGTAGGGAAAGATGGGTGAATAAGATTGATAGGAGAATAAGGTGTCGAGTGTGAACCAGTTTGACATCACCGAAGACCTAAAGTGATGGTGCACAATGGCTCTCAGACAAACCCTAGCATTGCATCTGCCAGGAAAGACGTCACTGTCACCCACCTATAGACGATGGGAGCCCTAAACTGAGGCTTGGCTAAGGTGGCAGCAGGTTGCAAAGCAAGTCCAGTCATGGGATGAGGATTCCACTAACTGGCTAAATTTGCTCCAAGAGAGTCCAGGGCAAGGTAACACCAGGATATACTGTGAATTTAGTCTAATCTCAAATGGGAATATGGCTATGTCACAAATCCACTATATTATAATGGTATGGCTGCCTTGTGTGTGTGCGTAAGTACTGACAAGGCAATAAAGAGCAAGGGTCAGTGGCCTTTAACCTTAATTAGCCCAGTTGGCTTTCCTGTTTTAACCACTCCCTATGTGATCCACGCGTCTGACGGGAGTGAGGGGGGAGGAATTCCACTGAATAACAGTGAGCTCATGCAAAATGAAAATGTAATAACATCCCAACACTCCCTTTCctgcggggcgggcggggggggattGTAAGGCTTTGGAATTGGTCTTAATCACACTCTTGGGAACTATGTATATACAAACCTCAGTGCTGGTGAGGTTTTTTTATTGtaactgaagtaaaaaaaaaaaatgcagcaaagCTTCCATGGAGAATACACAGGATCCTATGAGATACATGATTGTGGTTTGGGTTGTTACAAGATGTTGGCAGTCTTGGCTAATCTCTTTAGTGCTATCCAATCACTGTGAATGGATTTGGCATTCAATACAGCAGCAGCAACTGTGGGGAATTAAATCATCAGATAGGGCACGTCCGGTTTACAAGTCAAGGAGCCTTATAATGCATTTAATAAAGAAAAGCTGCTTGAAAGGAAAACTGGTTGGACCACAGCTAGAGCCATACTCCCAGCTCACAGACAACTTCAGAAGACAGCAAAAGTGACTGGAGGCATCAGGGAAGTTACATACAAGGGGACACTGGAAAGGACAAGGGTAGGAggcaatataataaaataatgaattgTATGGAGAAGGCTGGCTCCCCTTTACCCTgtcccataacacaagaatatTGGGACACAGGCTGAAATTAAAAGGCAACGAGTTCAAAGCCAATAAGaggaactattttttaaaaagctacacaGAATTAAACCGTGGAACTCACTGTTGCAGGATGTCATTGAGGCAAATGgcaaagaaatatttaaaaaaatattagacGCCTAAAAAAAACTGCTTCTGTAGTTATACACAAACACCAAAAATCCTCATGTTTCAAGGCATAATCTGCTGATATCAACTGGAGTTAGGAACCACTTCTCCCACTCATGCATTTCCTCCACAGGATAGTATTGCACTGTTAATTGTGTTGTAAAGCTGTTGCCCCTTTgctgagcaggagcaggaggagacTGCAGGATGTCACAGGTCAGTTTCCAGCTTGGAGCAGAAATCAGTGAAATGGAAATAAGTATTTTGTTTGTAGCTTGTTTATTCACACTCATTTTATTTCCTTGGTAACAAATGGGCAACTCCCCTTTTTCAGAAACCCTAGGGAAAGGAACCGCTGCCTTGTCCCAAGAAGCAGCTGCCTTGGGCCTCTACATTTCTCTAGGGTCTCACACAAAACTATTAAATACAgttttctctccctgcccccaactcctgaGGATTTTCCCTGTGAAACCCCTTCAACTCAAAACTCCTCCTCTGTGGCCTTCCAAGATGAACCTGGTTGTCAACTTGCCTTTTGTGCAGCTGTTTTGGAATTCAAAAGGAGCCTCAGAGCTTTAAGTGCCACAGAAAGGTGAGTACTTCAACCCACACAAGGTTCCTTAATGAGCATCTCATCTGGGTGCTTATACATCAACAAACCCTACTGGAGAAACCATTAGCATATTTCAGCATAAAATGGAGCTTTGCTCCTTCCTATGAAGCAGTTAGCAATGGCCATTGTTGGGGACAGAACACCTTAGATAAGGTTTTCACCCCTCTAGCCAGAAGGCCGAGATgagagtttttccactgacttcaatgggctttggatcatctCTAAAGTTGACAATTGGCCCCACCATAGGTAAGATGCTATTAACTGCCCAAAAACGTTGCTTACACAGACTCAGGTTTGCAATTGCTGCCTTGTGTCCTTCCAGAACTTGGAAAGTGGCTACCCttaaaacctctgaaaaccagggaaATACAACGTTAAGATAAATACCACCTTTGCAATGCCACCTGAACACTGACTCCTTCAGCTAGCAATTGCCACTGGAAATGGCTCAGAAAGGGTGATGCCATTAATAAGCAGCCATGAGGAAGGACTATAAGAACATGTCATTCTTTATGTTGTGTTCCACTCCACAAATCTGAATTCCAGCATTTATCTGCATTCCATGCCACATAGCTGCATTTGGATCAGTTGGAGCAAGTTGGAAGAGCTGTCATTGTGATATGCGGAGCAGTGTAAGTATGCCTCAGTTCAACACCATATTCCATAGGTTGTGTCAGCAGAGATATACAAGAGTGCTGACAATCCCCATGGCAAGAAGACAATTAGGCTGGGATACATGACAGTGGTCTCCAGGGCTTAGCGAGAGGTGAGTGAAGGCAATGTTTCAGAGGAATCCTCAGGGCAAGGTGAAGAGGTGGGAACGTTTTGTAAGTCTGGGGTGGTTTGGGTGGAGTAAGTTCAGTGTCTGAGTGTAGGTCAGGTGCAATTAGTTATCGATTGCGGACTTAACCCCAAGATTTGCCTTAGCAAAGAGGTGTTACTTTGTCCTAGTGTTCTTGTGCTCTGTTCCTGAAGAATGCTGTAGCATCTGTAAGGATAGAGGGCTAGCATGTGTGCTATTACTCAaaggaggcagagttaaggttgagttGCAAGGGCAGCATGCACTTTATGTATGTCCTGGTTTTTAGAGGTTTAAGTGTAGCTGAACTCAGCATTTGGGATCAAACTCTACCCCAGCCCCTCTTGCAGCATACCAGTTTTCAAGACACTCTCCCTACACATGTAAGTTTTAGAGCACTTagattatcatcatcatcatctgcttATTGGGAAAAGAAGGGACTGTATCTGAGAAACCCCTTGACCAAACGACCCCAACTTGCACCACTAACTCATTTCCTATTCCTAGCATGTCCTTCTACAAATAAACTTCTTTCACTTGATGAGTAGCCAAGAGACATATatcagagtggattttttttaactccGGACTTACCAAATATGATCTTACCGTAGATATCCCCCTCAGCAGCTTTGGCACTGCACAGCAGCACTCTCTTCTGTGTGAAATGGAGAGTATCTGAACGTAACAAGGTACTGAGTGATTTAGGGAaagctggaaacaaggagagcCTGCTGGAAGAACTGGTGGCTTCTTTCAGTCCCTTCACAGTCAAATATTCATAGATGCCTGTCCGAACGAACTTCCAAACACTGTGAGGTTTGCCGATTGCTGGAGAGAAAGCAGAGAACAGACTCCCCTCTCCCAAAATGAGTCCATCTGATTATCaactaaaaacttttttttaagaaacCTCAAAACAAGGCAGCCCCTTATATTTCCTCCACGCCAAGTACTAGTGTGGACAGTGCCTCTCGTACAGTCTACATTCCAGTTACCCTGAGGCATCACAGGTTGTCACAGCACAGCTCATCTGCTCTGCACAAGCCCAGCATATCCCCAAGGTTGGGCCAGCGTGAGCCAGCAGTAAAGTCATGAACAAACAGAGCTCTCTTGCAGGTTTTTATTGTGAGGAAGCCACAgttaaacagatttaaaaaataaacaacaggAGATTTTATACCAAGAGGGAAATAAGTccattcagactaaacaaaaacaCAGGCTTTCCAAGCTCAGCTACAGAGCCACTTTTGCTAAAGAACCTAAGTCAGCTGATTTCCTCACTTAAACTGTTTTCTCTTGGCTGAGTCCTCACTTAGGAAGCCTCATTAACTCAACCCTTTGCACCTGCTCCAGTGTGGGGAGCAAGCTAGATTAGCCATTAACTCCCTCTCTGCTGGGGCCTATATGAACAGCTTGTGGTGATGGTCACAGAAATGCAGTTAAGCAGAATGGCTATGTTAATAAATCTTAAGACGTACAAATAGGCTCATCTACACTGTAGGTTATCAGAGCATCTCCTCTCATCTCAGTGATCAGGTCCCTGCTCAGGGGCATGATACCTGCAAGCCTCACAAATAAGTCAACCAGAATCAACATTACAATACCCACTGCTCCATAGGCCTGATGCTAGCCTCACACTGGTACAACTACCATAGTTACCCTagatttaccccagtgtaaatgagatcacgTTCAGACCCTATGTCTGATCTTCTCTTGTTCTGGTTGGTTTCACTTTTGCCACTAGTGACCAAACCTACAACATGCTGAGCACCTTCTGCTTTCATCCACAGAAATAGTTTGTACGGAAGAAGTTAACATAGTTTGGTGGCAGTGCAACATGGGACCAACCTTGTGCCTCTGGTCTATTCAAGTCTTTGAAGGTAACAGACACCGTACCAAAGTGCCTCCTGTGGGCTGACTAACAGACCACTCTAGGAAACTGAGGAGGGAGGAACAGATTAGCTCCAAACCCACAAGGAGTCAGGAAAAGATAGAACTCTTTCCCATTCACCACAATATCTTCCCTGGAGAGCTATTTGCAATATTCCCGGTACATATTTTTCAATAGTGCATACATCTATTTTGACTGTAATTAGTGACAATGTTAAGCCATTATCCCCCGCACAAAATGACAAGGTTAATCGTTTTGTGAGCTCTCCTTGGTGGAGGAAGCCATTTCCCTCTCTAGTTACCATCTGTTTGAATGAGCTCTAGAAATGCGCATGTGGCCAGCTGAGTCACGTATAATTATGCTCTCTAAGAGATGCTATTGTTTTAAGCATGTGATTCCTGCCTGTGAACCATGTGATTCCTGCCTGTGTAATCCCCTGCCAGTCAATTTTCACAGGAAATACTGATGCAGTAAATAATTTGCTTTTATTATTCATAATTTATATAGTGCTATAGAGCACATGGCACTATAAAGCTGTTGGTCAGTGCCAAACAGATAACAGGTGTCTGCCCCAAAGGTCATACAATCTAATGGCTTAATCCTGTGAGGTGATGAGTACCCTCAACTCCCTTTGATGTCAACCAGAAATCAGATGGCTGAGAATTATTCTTTTCTGTTTCGTAGGCAGTGTTCACATCCATCAATTGACAGCGTCTCTCAGGAGCTTTATTAAAGGTGACTCGGCAGAATCAGACACGCCTCGTACAGTATGATGGTTTGGGATTTGTGTGCAATAAATCTATAAATACTATATGTGCTATTAGTTTGTCTTAGTACTGTCAAGTTGTGTACTGTATTCATACATTGTGATAATTCACTATCGGGTTTGTCAAGAAACGTTCCCAGAAAAGAGGGACAAACATCTGAAGAACAGTGCTGTGATGCACTGGCTAGATCCCCCTGTAAGCTTGCTAAGCAGGTTTCTCCAGCAATGTTCCAGTCCTGTGAGGAACAGGGGGAGAACAAAAGACTCACTAGGGTTTAAAGACACCAAGGTTCTCAAGAATTCAGTTGACGAAAAGGGAGTCCAGGAGAGGTTGGAGATGTCTAGGAAGACAGACCTACCAGGGTCCCTATGTAGAAGATGGAATTACTCTTGCTAAAATAGATGTGTGCATaggccttttgttgttttaattcttttttcCTGTTATGCTGTGTTCTTACAGTTAAGAttaaataatactttgctttaGAAGGCTGCTGGGGTCATTGTATTCACTACAGGTCATAACCCCTGAAGGGAAGAACTGCAGGTACTCTGTCCAGCTGGCCATGCTGAGTAAGCATGGATGGTACGCAGGAGGGTTGTAACCTAGTACCCTGATCTAAGTGTGGGAGACTCACAGGATTCCATCCCAGGGAGGTAAAGGCATGAACCTGAGACCTCAAGGGGGAGGCACTTGGACAGAAAGGGAGAGGGAATGAGAGGTACAGCTCGTCCTGAACTGTGAGACACAGCTAGACcccaaaaagaaagaaacagtCTGTCTTTTTTCTGATCTGATGTTCTATGGGGATTTTAAGAGGTGGGCTGTCCCTCCCTACCAACCATCCACAAATGAGTTTCTTGGATTGCCAACTCTGGTACTAACCAAAGGCCTGGCAGGTTTCTGAAGCTCCTCTATATCCTGGGACCACAGCTTCAAAACTCCTCCTTAAGCTCTACCTTGGAGGGAACAGATGTGCTGTCTACTCAACAACCATTACCACTGTGGTTTTGTGAGTTGCCCATTAGGACATGCTTTTGCAGAGTATCTTGTTACCTTCTCAGACCTGCGTAGACTGAGGAGACCCAACACTGCACTTAAACTCAGGTTCCTGTCATGCTGCACTGCCACCAAATCACAGCCTGGCCTCTGTTATAACTTTTAAAAGACTTGCTCACTTCTGCCATCCAACCAAACTACAACTAAACCAGGATATTAAAGACACTCCAGTGCAGGCCACACGGTAACTGTTAGTATCCCACAAAACAGTACATATTGACTACTACAGcgagacattaaaaaaaacccagcacagtGTGGAAGAAAACAGACTCTTCTCTCTCaggttggttgcaacatgtctGAGACAATTTATTTTCCTGACACTTGCAAGGGGAGAGTACACCCGGACAGGGGTTCCCCCCGTCCCAGGCAGGTCTCTGTTAGGTAAACAATTAGAGCAAGCATTTTTTTGTTatcttttgttacagacaataatgatcAACAACCGCAtcttgtttatacatattccttcTGATATCTTACTTTTCTCAGCAGTTCCTGTTACAGTCTgtattctattcttatctaacacaaggtcgaaaaagAGTACCTCTTACAGTTTTTTGTTCCACTCGCTTTTCActtgcccaggccctgcctgaaATCTCGCATTATTAGAGCTAGTGTTAGCCTGACTCATACTTTATTCCTAAAACTTAAGATATCTGCATTCAAATTCCCTTTATCCTTTTCTCTGCTTCCACAGGCTACACAGAAGCTGTTAGCTAACCATGAAATGGTGTGTAATGGCTAAGACAAGAGCAGGTGGGGAGCTAATCCGCTTTCCTCCTCTTAGAATAAACatatcatagattatcagggttggaagggacctcaggaggtccaaccccctgctcaaagcaggaccaatccccagactgatttttaccccagttccctaaatggccccctcaaggatgaattcacaaccctggggttagcaggccaatgctcaaaccgctgagctatcacTCCCCCAATCTAGGTTAATTCTGTCAGTTTCAAGCgaacagaaataaaacagcaAACTACACAGTTAGGGACAGCTACAGCCAAATGTGGAaatatttaaagatatttttgctttgaaaaaaaatgtctGAAGTCAGTGGTCATTTTAGTGCTCAGAAAAGACAAGGACTGAGGTGCTGGTTAGAGCCAACCACAGGACAGGCAGTTGTTAAGCAAACTTCCCACGCACACTGCTCTGTAAATGCAATTACTTCTGACCTGCTACTCCAGTCTTGGGACTCCACATTGCTATGCAATAAATCACAATCCCGACCTCCAACAAACCTGCTCTGTTCAACTCCAGATTTGCCAGTGACTCAAGACCTGGAACACTGCTACCATTCTAGTTCTTGTACTCTTCTGAGCAGGCATCGCCAGTCATAGCACCATGGTGCAGTGATTTCTGATGTGGAAATAGTCCATCAGGACCTAGTATGAAACCTAGCAAACTAATTTTTACTTGTGACCTAATCAGAATTTGAAAACAATTAACCCAGAACTGAAAGGCATGAATCTGATTTTTAACCTTTTGTTCTCATAGGAATCTGAAGATCCAAatggaaaacataaaatcattttgGGTTACTAGGCCAGGCAAGAACCTTCTTTGTTCTGGGTGTGGAGAGGAGAGTCTTTCTCCTATAACCATGGATGGTACGCAGGGGGGTTGTAACCTAGTACCCTGATCTAAGTGTGGGAGACTCACAGGATTCCATCCCAGGGAGGTAAAGGCATGAACCTGAGACCTCAAGGGGGAGGCACTTGGACAGAAAGGGAGAGGGAATGAGAGGTACAGCTCGTCCTGAACTGTGAGACACAGCTAGACcccaaaaagaaagaaacagtCTGTCTTTTTTCTGATCTGATGTTCTATGGGGATTTTAAGAGGTGGTCTGTCCCTCCCTACCAACCATCCACAAATGAGTTTCTTGGATTGCCAACTCTGGTACTAACCAAAGGCCTGGCAGGTTTCTGAAGCTCCTCTATATCCTGGGACCACAGCTTCAAAACTCCTCCTTAAGCTCTACCTTGGAGGGAACAGATGTGCTGTCTACTCAACAACCATTACCACTGTGGTTTTGTGAGTTGCCCATTAGGACATGCTTTTGCAGAGTACCTTGTTACCTTCTCAGACCTGCGTAGACTGAGGAGACCCAACACTGCACTTAAACTCAGGTTCCTGTCATGCTGCACTGCCACCAAATCACAGCCTGGCCTCTGTTATAACTTTTAAAAGACTTGCTCACTTCTGCCATCCAACCAAACTACAACTAAACCAGGATATTAAAGACACTCCAGTGCAGGCCACACGGTAACTGTTAGTATCCCACAAAACAGTACATATTGACTACTACAGcgagacattaaaaaaaacccagcacagtGTGGAAGAAAACAGACTCTTCTCTCTCaggttggttgcaacatgtctGAGACAATTTATTTTCCTGACACTTGCAAGGGGAGAGTACACCCGGACAGGGGTTCCCCCCGTCCCAGGCAGGTCTCTGTTAGGTAAACAATTAGAGCAAGCATTTTTTTGTTatcttttgttacagacaataatgatcAACAACCGCAtcttgtttatacatattccttcTGATATCTTACTTTTCTCAGCAGTTCCTGTTACAGTCTgtattctattcttatctaacacaaggtcgaaaaagAGTACCTCTTACAGTTTTTTTGTTCCACTCGCTTTTCActtgcccaggccctgcctgaaATCTCGCATTATTAGAGCTAGTGTTAGCCTGACTCATACTTTATTCCTAAAACTTAAGATATCTGCATTCAAATTCCCTTTATCCTTTTCTCTGCTTCCACAGGCTACACAGAAGCTGTTAGCTAACCATGAAATGGTGTGTAATGGCTAAGACAAGAGCAGGTGGGGGGCTAATCCGCTTTCCTCCTCTTAGAATAAACatatcatagattatcagggttggaagggacctcaggaggtccaaccccctgctcaaagcaggaccaatccccagactgatttttaccccagttccctaaatggccccctcaaggatgaattcacaaccctggggttagcaggccaatgctcaaaccgctgagctatcacTCCCCCAATCTAGGTTAATTCTGTCAGTTTCAAGCgaacagaaataaaacagcaAACTACACAGTTAGGGACAGCTACAGCCAAATGTGGAaatatttaaagatatttttgctttgaaaaaaaatgtctGAAGTCAGTGGTCATTTTAGTGCTCAGAAAAGACAAGGACTGAGGTGCTGGTTAGAGCCAACCACAGGACAGGCAGTTGTTAAGCAAACTTCCCACGCACACTGCTCTGTAAATGCAATTACTTCTGACCTGCTACTCCAGTCTTGGGACTCCACATTGCTATGCAATAAATCACAATCCCGACCTCCAACAAACCTGCTCTGTTCAACTCCAGATTTGCCAGTGACTCAAGACCTGGAACACTGCTACCATTCTAGTTCTTGTACTCTTCTGAGCAGGCATCGCCAGTCATAGCACCATGGTGCAGTGATTTCTGATGTGGAAATAGTCCATCAGGACCTAGTATGAAACCTAGCAAACTAATTTTTACTTGTGACCTAATCAGAATTTGAAAACAATTAACCCAGAACTGAAAGGCATGAATCTGATTTTTAACCTTTTGTTCTCATGGGAATCTGAAGATCCAAatggaaaacataaaatcattttgGGTTACTAGGCCAGGCAAGAACCTTCTTTGTTCTGGGTGTGGAGAGGAGAGTCTTTCTCCTATAACCATTCTGCTTGTTTACATAGTCACCTCTGTACACACTTATGATTCCAATCGGCAAGAATCTACACATCCCACTAACTGAATAATGGCTGAGAGCAAcaagcctgccctgctgtgttaaATCAAACAAGTACAAGTGTGCATGCATCTGAGGTGCTTTGCCAACTTCACTCGCAATAACCAGGGTGGAGCCTCCATTCAACCATTTCTATTTTCAAACTAGTTTGAGGTTGTATGCTATTAAAGTCCATTTAAAACCAACTCGGCATCCAAACAACAAAGAATGCGATAACAATACATAAATTACACACAATCCAAACTAAATTTTCTCCAGCATATTTACATTTAGGCAAAATTTGAAATGAGGATTCTGTGGTTTATTAATCTAGGAAAGTCCAATTTTGACAAGTAGTCAGCAAATCCAAGCTAGCTGCACAAGCAGGTGGCTGGGTCATACAAGAGTGCAAAATCCCTAAATTAAACCAGGAGCAAACCATGGCAGTCTCAAAATTCAGGACCCTCAAGATCCATCCCAGCTCACAGACTGAATTGTTTTGCTTCTGGCTGGTCTTTGATATTGGAGCTCTCAGGAAGAGTGTGCAATTCCTGTACAGAATCCTCCTCTAGTCAGCCTGATCCTTAGGCTGTTGTTCCTCCATCATATTTTTATAGTTTCTTTTGAAAAAGCCACACTGAAAGACATCAAGAAGAGCATTAAAAACATTTATTGGGTCCttctgtgtttgtgtatataCATTATAGCAACGAGCTAAATTCTGAGTTCCCCTTATTCAGTTAAAGTTGCAGTGAGTGGAAGTTTAAGGACTGAGCAAAAGCTGAGTAAGGaactcagaatttggcccaattcTAATTTCTTACAGTTCTATAGCACCTTACATCCTTAAACTCGTCAAAAAGTATAGGCACGTAGATATGGAATCACCCCCTGCCACAATTTTCTCCCCCCGCCTCCACATACCCCCCACACTCTACTAAAATGAAGCCACTATTGGAgtggaatgtggcagctgtttaacagtttaagagaaaatgaaaatgaatacAATCTCCAGTTGAAAC
Proteins encoded:
- the EMC6 gene encoding ER membrane protein complex subunit 6 isoform X7, encoding MATELHLGANHSLPPLNCVKQLSVRAKLSVQAKVDVQMATEIVCTEEVNIVWWQCNMGPTLCLWSIQVFEGSVHIHQLTASLRSFIKGDSAESDTPRTV